GCTGCACTATCACATCCTGACATGCCGGCGAACTTCCTGAGAAGGGAACGGCCCGAAGGCGGCGGGCTTAGCGGGCCGACTGCTTCATCGCCAGCGCCCCCGTCGGGCACGCGGCGACGCATTCGGCGGCGACGCGCTGGAGGCCTTCGGCCAGAGAACGCACGAATGGAACGTTCACGCGCACGTCGAATCCGCGGCCGATGAACGCGAGGCCCAGCGGCTCGCGGGCACGCTCGGCCACCTGGATGCACAGGCCGCACGCGATGCACTTGCCCGGCTCGTAAATCACATCGGGATGCGTTGCCCGCTGCTCGAACACGCGCCGATCGTTCTTGTAGCGCCCCGCGCGGGCGCCGTACTCGCTGGCATACAGGCGGAGTTTGCAGGTTTCGGGCTTTCGGCAATCGCAGTGCAGGCACCGAATCGCTTCAGCCCGTGCCTCTTCGTCCTTGAAACCGGCGGCCTCGCCGCCTGCCGGATTCGTGCGCGCTTTTGCGCTCGCCTCGGCCATGAAGCGTTCCATTTCGCCGTCCAGGAGTTTTCCGATATGCGTCGAGAAAACCGACTCAGGGCCCGCGACGGGCATCGCCGAGTCCACCGCGATGCCGTGCTCCGACGACTCGAGTCCCAGCGCTGCCGACCCGCCCTCCTCGAGCGCACCGACCGCAACGATGACGGCATCGAAATCGCGCACGAGGTCGTCGAGCGACACGTCCCGCCCGACCTGCACGCCCGTCCGGAAGGTCGCCCCAAGACGCTCAACGCTTGCCACTTCGGCGTCGAGAACGTCGCGCGGCAGGCGCTCCACAGGAACGCCGTACCGAAGCATCCCGCCGGGT
The genomic region above belongs to Planctomycetota bacterium and contains:
- a CDS encoding 2Fe-2S iron-sulfur cluster-binding protein, yielding TILEAARRAGIAIPTLCHLEGLPPATSCMVCVVKVRRPDRLVPSCGAPAEDGMVVESETDEVREARRDALELLLSDHLGDCEAPCQAICPASLDIPRMLRHIAAGRGREAYALARDALVLPATLGRICPAPCEKGCRRGERDEALAIRLSHRFAADAARKAGEVPLPPCAHTAGQDRPCHTAFTREELPFLRLCGTAGLAPPCAAATGKRVAVVGAGPAGLSAADTLLRYGHACTVFDDREKPGGMLRYGVPVERLPRDVLDAEVASVERLGATFRTGVQVGRDVSLDDLVRDFDAVIVAVGALEEGGSAALGLESSEHGIAVDSAMPVAGPESVFSTHIGKLLDGEMERFMAEASAKARTNPAGGEAAGFKDEEARAEAIRCLHCDCRKPETCKLRLYASEYGARAGRYKNDRRVFEQRATHPDVIYEPGKCIACGLCIQVAERAREPLGLAFIGRGFDVRVNVPFVRSLAEGLQRVAAECVAACPTGALAMKQSAR